Genomic window (Arachis hypogaea cultivar Tifrunner chromosome 13, arahy.Tifrunner.gnm2.J5K5, whole genome shotgun sequence):
tcatttgaaagagaattttgctttgaggctgttttaaaaggtaaaacgggtttatgtttttctctattaaacacaaagattgtcccttgggagagttttcatgattttaaaagggattggatttcgattgatgagcctcattattttgacgttttaaataagattcaaagtatcttttgaactctagtttaacacaacaaaaatgattctcttatcagtttgaaacgcttcagatttaattatggaattgaagccggttttgtttaagtaaaggaaatggttttgaaagaagtaaaggttacgtgactcggtttggcttagatcctattttcttactcaaatcagaaagccaatgttttaatgattttaaatgattttggcgaaatgagatatgttattctcccctaaagacttgggactctgccgagaaactttgttataaaatcccattgttgaatggatgattttaaatgtttcaaaataaatctttaacttgccatggttatggaagtttggaaagaggatgccgagagtggcattgttttcaaaggggaatttaccttgagtaaaagtggcttatgagcctgagatgatttgagaaatgagatctttaaagccaaggctaaaaagagttgaaatttgatttcaaagtgaaatggcttgagaaaagtgatttatggcttaaaatgccgatttcatgaatttgatgattttgaatgtggaagtgctgttttattatgagccggaatggctatgtatgattatgaatattgactggttctggattgaaccgtgagccggaatggctgtgtgtgattatcaatattggctggttctggactgaaccgtaagccggatggctgagatggatgttgatccatggatgagaatgaatgcatgtatatgctgaattattgataattgtgatttttgcacttccactattggagatgagggtttccctgggtagtagcaatggctagccaccatgtgctccaggttgagactcgaagctctgttaacccaatgtcgtaagtgtggccgggcactgtgaaaggcccggatgagctcgcccccataaatattcaccagtgatggtgatggataaatattcaccagtgagggtgatggatatggatcatgattatgatcaattttatgatgagtataactcgagttggggatgcacgacagagggacagtccaatggttagctaccaggacttgtcgggttggctctataaccgacagatgatatcatcagccactagggacaggcatgcatcatatgcatttgtgtgacattggttgggtgtgcatattatacttggtttgcctatgtgattaattgctaactgatctacttgtaataactgcttgtttgtgcttgaacttcctgtctgtgtttgcatctgggactctgttgagTTGTGGTGAtttgttgttggttggattgtttgggcctagggccgtggttggaatgagatgaaccaatggttgattttggtttCGTGTTTctagttgggaataaaatatgaaaggctactttggttcagtatagataaatcattttgaaaggctttgatgtttttgagaattaaatggttcctctttcagaaaggatttccgactttacttttattgtaaaccattgtttttgaaaaaggaggtataagacggttattaatcactggtaccgTTTAtactcacgtatcctattacagtaattcccaaaaaccctctactgagaaccctttcgaggatgatgttctcacccccctacatttttcccctttcaggatttgggcgcagaagttacgaagagcttatttaattgttgttgtgatgctctgtattgttttagttatggtttattgtaccctcgcctttatcttgatataacctgtaagagggataggaattgtattggattatggttgtaatattatttatatatatgtatgtatatatatggatgtactctttatgagttttgtaagttgtatggtatctatggatgtatgttatcggatgaaagtatttttgggaaccgatattgcggtttaaagttttaaacaggctcatattttagtattaaatagtataagtgtcgtcgtaatgtccgagctatcagagtcgcgcagccggaagtgtgagctctggtagttagggtgttacattttgcaATAACATATGAGAAATTTAAGAGGATATTTTGCCAATGCGTTAATAATCAACTATTAAAGAGAGTCATAAATATCTATtatcactacaagaaacatcgttaaaatcgacggctaaagcgtcgataatattaaaaatcgaCGGCAAAATGGACGGTGGTGGTGGTCGCTATTAAACTTgtcgatttttaaaaatttgaataaaattgacGGTTTGTCCagccgtcgataataatttaataaaatcgacattATTTCCATCTATAATATGAGTTTAAGAATTTTACCCTCTTACTAAAATCGATAACGTTaccgtcgatattattatataaaattgacgtCATTTCTGTCGACAGTTGATTCAAGTTAGACttgattgtaaaaaaaaaattagatgtatagtataattatgttttttttgttataaaatattttcgtTTAATTATGATGGAACAATAAATGTCAATAATAAACTAGAGATCATAAATTTAAATCGCTATGATATATATGAGTTTAGTTAACATATGCACCACAGATACATGATAAGATTATTGTTAATAgactattttaaatatttttatttaataaatgaataataaatgcattaaaaatttaaattttttatattttttaaaataaaatttaatttatcgtCTTAACAtgtgatcataagacacaaattaaataaaccatatatatatatatatagaaaagtatATGAACCAATTCCAAATCAGTTAAGAAtggaacaacttaattaattataaatatagtaattaattttatttatttatgatttaaaatattagttattaaatGTTTCACCACATTCAAATTAAGAGGAGATATGTTCAGTATCATTGCAACGTGAATTACAGAAACTGTCACAGAAACTGATTCAATTAGCTTCCGTCTCTTCACCTTCCTTCCCTTTTCAAatgcctaaaacatgataaatcaaAAAACAGATTCAGAACAATCCAATTttcaaagaaaagaaacatcTTAATACCTAACATAAATATTAGGGTAAAAAACACAGATAAACCAATGGGGGAAACTTGTTACATGAATAAGCCAAACGAAAAAGAGATCCACGAATCAGCCAAACCCTATTTATATAcaattcgaacctaattggttcgaatcCTATTTACCCATAATTCGAACCTAATAGGTTCGAACTACGTTCAATTACGTGCATCAaataattcgaacctaattggttcgaattatgagtgattgtgctatataaggagttcgaatcaagCAGATTCGAATCACTTATCATTTTccataccccaccaaatcccagagaaaacgacccagattcgaTCCGAGAAATAGTAGAACCGAAGACTCAACTGATGGGGGACGATCCTGCAAGGCTGTATCGGTTGGATGGGGTTtctcatatagccggggtcatcaacgacgaggttagtacatAGAAAAGTTTATGCACACGGTTTATTTgagttagtggttttgcatgtggttttAGCGGTTCTATATGTGAGTGGTTTATCAGGGTGGCATTGCAAATGGTTTAGCTTAGAGGTTATTGCATGCGATTTAGGGGGCAGTTTTTGGTAAGTGGGTTTTTGTAAGTGGTTTTATATGCGCTTTTGTGAATAGTTTATGtaagtggtttatgttaggtggttttgttagtggtttgTTGTAGTGGTATTGCAAATGGTTTAAtttagtggttttgcatgcggtttagttggtggtttagGGTAAGTGGTTTATTGTACGTGGTTTAATAATGTGGTCCATTTAATGCGCAGCCACagcgatgcatcaggagcatgcggcggcaaCAAGGCATGCCACTCGATGAGCGTTATGTTCCGTACCTGCAGATGGCCGGGTTATACCATCTGGCTAGactgaacgatagatggttccggTTAGACGAGCCCCTTGTCAGCGCCTTCGTCgagaggtggcgtcctgagacgcaTACATTCCACATGCccttcggagagtgcacgatcacgcttcaggacgtggcataccagttGGGGTTAGCAGTGGACGGGCGTTATGTCAGCGGTTGCCTTACAGACTTCCATCTGTATATCGAGGGTGGACGTCCAGCTTCGGTGTGGTTTGAGGAGTTGCTTGGAGTGATACCTCCTCCGAGCCAGGTTCAGAAGTTCGCAGTAAACTGCACCTGGTTCCAGGAGACTTTCGGATAGTGCCCCGAGGGAGCCGATGAGGACACTGTGCGGCGCTTTGCtcgtgcctatatcatgatgttgttggacactcagctgtttgccgacaagtccggcaaccgcattcacatcagatggcttccgTACGTAGCTAGGATTGAGGAGATGGGTTCCTACAGTTGGGGGTCTGCAGCATTGGtgtggttgtaccggtgcatgtgccgagtggtAAACAGACATGTGGTCAAGCTAGCCGGCCCACTTCAGCTACTTCAGTCCTGGATATTCTGGTGCTTTCCCAGGTTTAGGCCTGCTGGGTATGATACGTCCAGCTGGCCTTTGGCATCGAGGTACGCTAGTCAGGCTTTTCTATTTCAAGTTGTGATAGCTGCTGTGAGTATTACAAATCTGTCATAATTCTGAATAAATGTAACACCCATGTGCCCTACAGGTGGTCAGGTTACAGCCCTTTCTACAGCCAGAAGGGTCCTCGACTGCAGAGCACGAGACTAGAGATAGACAGGTTACAGGCCAGGGATGTGAGTGTTCTTCCTgttacttttatttaaataagtagaCATCGAATGTTTCTGTATAGCCAGTTGGCGTGACAACATCGGTATTTATTTGTGCAGTTTATCTGGATGCCTTATAGCTCCCCCGAGGTACTTCAGGTTGTGCATCCGGAGGTGTTGGAGCCTCGACACATGGCAGTGTGGCGTTCTGTCACGTCGCTGATATACTTTGCCGTCTTAGAGTGGCATCAGGTAGACAGGGTGCTACCGCAGTTCGGTGGTGTGCAGCCCCTCCCGCGtcccgccctgaacatcgactttctgatgtcgaAGGACGGGAGAGGCAGTGATCGTTGGTTCCCGTCCGCCTTACCGGATTGGCATATTCATCGGGAGACCCGTGCGGACCACGTCCTCCGGTTCGATGTTGTTGCCGATTCTGGACCTTCGCACGCCTATCTAGACTGGTGGAGCTAGCATGGGAAGAGGTTCTTGTCACCCGATATTCATCTGGGGGATCCGAGGGGCATTCCTATTCCTGTCGAGGCGTCACAGAGGGGTCCTGGTCGAGTTCCTGACATGGATCGAGTCGACGACGTCCCTGATAGGCGTCGGGTTGAGAGGAGAGCTCGTGTCGGGACACGACGGAGCCAGCGTGAGTGGAGGTGGCTGGAGCGGGCTATCGACGAGGCTGATGAGGCAGGTAGGGATGGTCGTCGAGGACGAGGGCGTGGAGGCAAACGGAGGGCACCCGTCGAGGGCCAGGACGGTCGTGAGGCTGGTGGCCTTGGTGGACAGGGGTACGCCACCAGAGATCCTGCTCCCCATGCTGAGGCTGGACTTGGGGAGGTGCCGCTGGGAGATTACTTAGTTGGAGTTCCACCTTACGACCCCACACCTCAGGAGAGTAGGCCATGGGTGAGTCCAGGCAGCACGTTTTCAGACCTACTTGCCGGTGTTGGGTTTGACGGGGATCTTGGATCCCCCTTCTTTGATGACATCAGTGCCATCATGCATGATGATGAGGCTGTCCCTGGGCGGAGTCAGACGACGGGGACACAGGCACCGTTAGATGTCGATCTGAATGAGCCGCCCTCCGTTCCTCCTCCTGAGTATTTCGCTTTGGGTGGTACCCCAGCGTCGGCACATACTGCTGGGTCACATTCAGTTGCCGGGCCGTCCTCATCCCGACCGGTACATGTCCAGCCTAGGACGCCTGCACAGCCAGCCCCGCAGGACGAGGACGAGGACGAGGAGATCGAGGATCAGGAGCCGTTTATCCGGAGAGGTCAGAGGACACGGGTTCCACGTCGTTGCTTCACGAGGTCGCACCTTTTTAGATGATTTATGTGCCTAGTTGTATGTTACCCATGTTCGTCTATGTATTTTGTTACCAGTGTTACTTTGTATCCACCTTTAGATGTATGTCTGTGTTAGAGAGAAAACATTTTTACTTTGCATTTTGATGTTATTTAATTGCTGCATCATGTCTTCATAATGTAACTCGTACACTAATTTATTCTCATGCGTGTTCAGCATACATTTCGTTTAATACTACCTAAACAAAATGTATTCATAAATTTCGATCCCATGCACGTAACATATGCAGCTTCGTTCCTTACTAATTCGAACCATCTAGCTTCAAATTGCATTGAACGTAgttcgaaccaattaggttcgaattacTTGAGGGACAAAATCGGTagtacaaacaacaacaacaacaacaaagccttgtcccactaagtggggtcggctacatgaatcaaacgacgccattgtgctctgtcatgtatcatgtctacagagagaccgtttacatgtagatctcgtttgaccacctcatggatggtcttcttaggtctttctctgcctttcgccctttgtccatcttccatctcatccaccctcctgactggatgttctatcggtcttcttcccacatgtccaaaccacctgagacgcgattcaaccatcttttccacaatgggtgctactccaactctctcccttatatcttcattccttattttatccaatcgcgtatgaccactcatccatctcaacatcttcattccttattttatcggtagtaattcgaaccaattaggttcgaattataAAGTTGAAGTTCGAACCTATTAGGTTCAAATTATGGGTAAATAGGgttcgaaccaattaggttcgaattgTATATAAATAGGATTTGGCTGATTCGTGGATCTCTTTTTTATTTGGCTTATTCATGTAACAAGTTTCCCCCcttgatttatttgtttttttaccCTAAATATTATTTATGTAGAGATTTTAAATTCACTCATAGACATTTTACTAGTTTTTGGCTGAAACCATTTTGGTCTaacattattgaatttaaaataaattgacgTGTGAGACAGGTGGAGGTATTTATTATAGCAACTAGCAAGGGCCACGGGTCTACGTTAAATCAACATCTGTGATGTCAGATGTGTAGTGTGAACTGTGAATCACAGATCCTATCCTGGAGCTGGCTTTCAACTCTCCCAAGTCATGCTTCTTCTGCTACAACTCAATTTGCACATGACCGGACCCAAAACTCTGCTTTTCGATCTTTTCTGTCCtgcttccttcttcttcctcttctttccccTTGATTCTATTTTGGGTGCAGCATGTTGGTCTTGTTTAATTTGGAACAACATTATAAACTGAAAATTGCTTCACAGTAGATGTTACTTATGTCGGTCTTATTATTTGGGTCAACATTATAAATTGAAGGTTGTTTCACAGTAGATGCTACTTGGTTATCAGAAAAAAAAGGAGATTAATGGGAACAAATTTTTTGTGAATAAATATTAATCAAATTTAGAAGTGTTAATTATAGGAAAAACGTTTCCCAAATATTTAGATGTTGACAAAGTGCATGTTTGgacgccattattttgttaaaaaaagatcttttttcaatgaaaaaagatcttattttattttttaacgtgtttggcaaatttctagtagtaaaagtaaaagcactagtaaaatcaaaaaaagatcttttttgagaagttgtaatttacatctttttttaaaagatctttttttcttaaaaaaagatgtttttcatgtaataaataaacaaaaaagtacttttatattgttatacccaaacataattgattgataaaaagacctttttacatgagatatccaaacataaaattacttttacttctctataagatcttttaaaaaaagataactcgaaaaaagatcttttcttagaagctcacccaaacaaggtGAAAAACGATGTCTAATTTTATTAACGATAAAAATGACTTTCCCTTCAACAAATTTAAAAACATGTGAAAAATACTTATCTATAAAGACATGTGTTTGGTTAACACGAAAGAGTGATGATTActcttatatttaaatatattactcTTGGGAAAATACACTCTTATATTTAAATGATGCTActctatttataaatataaatttttatttgtataaaactaaaataaatacattttaatatatttgatgagtaaaatatttattaataattattataattacatATGAGTTAACGataactatttaattaattaaataatagtaacatacatatatttataattgtaataacttttatttatttttaatatttatcacataatataaaatattttaattttttaaaattatttaatttaaatttttttatatttcatgattaataaaaaatatttaaaataaattattataataaatataaaatatatattgttattaattaaaccaattaaaaaaattcgttaatttatatataattataatgagtATTAATTGTTCATATACTGGCCCAAGATTCCTAATCAGACTCAAAATGAATAAATTTCAATTAAAAGATCCAATTCAATCCACCCATACCCGACCACGAACACCGCGACCAgtactaacttaagtatcggagtcacttgcaggtaccacccctacCTCCTCACAAGGAATTCGGACAGCAACACTTCGATACTAAAAAAAAATCGGACATTATCTCAAAAGAATTCTGG
Coding sequences:
- the LOC112735282 gene encoding protein MAIN-LIKE 1-like — its product is MGDDPARLYRLDGVSHIAGVINDEPQRCIRSMRRQQGMPLDERYVPYLQMAGLYHLARLNDRWFRLDEPLVSAFVERWRPETHTFHMPFGECTITLQDVAYQLGLAVDGRYVSGCLTDFHLYIEGGRPASVWFEELLGVIPPPSQVQKFAVNCTWFQETFG
- the LOC112735283 gene encoding serine/threonine-protein phosphatase 7 long form homolog, with protein sequence MGSYSWGSAALVWLYRCMCRVVNRHVVKLAGPLQLLQSWIFWCFPRFRPAGYDTSSWPLASRWSGYSPFYSQKGPRLQSTRLEIDRLQARDFIWMPYSSPEVLQVVHPEVLEPRHMAVWRSVTSLIYFAVLEWHQVDRVLPQFGGVQPLPRPALNIDFLMSKDGRGSDRWFPSALPDWHIHRETRADHVLRFDVVADSGPSHAYLDWWS